One window of Nymphaea colorata isolate Beijing-Zhang1983 chromosome 11, ASM883128v2, whole genome shotgun sequence genomic DNA carries:
- the LOC116263912 gene encoding universal stress protein A-like protein isoform X1, with amino-acid sequence MEVDKAARKIMVALHDNEESLYALEWALNHLINPVIGCNSSKFVLIYAAPEAMASTPLTGKEIAFSSHVVGVLKRNQKRMAEKVMEQATKLCQKHGVAYESKMFVGEPKIVICEMSKKLRVDLLVVESHEGGWIKRFFSANNIGRYCVDHAKCPVMVVKRTQQYF; translated from the exons ATGGAGGTTGACAAAGCGGCAAGGAAGATCATGGTGGCCCTTCACGACAATGAGGAAAGCCTCTACGCCTTGGAATGGGCCTTGAATCATCTCATAAACCCAGTCATCGGTTGCAATTCAAGTAAGTTTGTGCTCATATATGCTGCACCGGAGGCTATGGCAAGCACTCCATTAACAGGGAAAG AAATTGCATTTTCAAGCCATGTCGTTGGCGTCTTGAAGAGAAATCAAAAGCGAATGGCAGAGAAAGTGATGGAGCAAGCTACAAAGCTGTGTCAGAAGCATGGT GTCGCTTATGAATCGAAGATGTTCGTTGGTGAGCCAAAGATTGTGATATGCGAAATGTCCAAGAAACTTCGCGTGGACCTTCTTGTTGTTGAGTCTCACGAGGGTGGTTGGATCAAAAg GTTCTTCTCTGCAAACAATATTGGGAGGTATTGTGTTGATCATGCTAAGTGCCCTGTGATGGTAGTCAAGAGAACCCAACAATATTTTTGA
- the LOC116263912 gene encoding uncharacterized protein LOC116263912 isoform X2: protein MEVDKAARKIMVALHDNEESLYALEWALNHLINPVIGCNSSKFVLIYAAPEAMASTPLTGKEIAFSSHVVGVLKRNQKRMAEKVMEQATKLCQKHGILFGKAEGFKDRDHSAKMHPLSCCLFINVVMAAMVIW from the exons ATGGAGGTTGACAAAGCGGCAAGGAAGATCATGGTGGCCCTTCACGACAATGAGGAAAGCCTCTACGCCTTGGAATGGGCCTTGAATCATCTCATAAACCCAGTCATCGGTTGCAATTCAAGTAAGTTTGTGCTCATATATGCTGCACCGGAGGCTATGGCAAGCACTCCATTAACAGGGAAAG AAATTGCATTTTCAAGCCATGTCGTTGGCGTCTTGAAGAGAAATCAAAAGCGAATGGCAGAGAAAGTGATGGAGCAAGCTACAAAGCTGTGTCAGAAGCATGGT ATTCTGTTTGGAAAAGCTGAAGGCTTTAAAGATCGTGACCATTCAGCAAAAATGCACCCCTTAAGCTGCTGTCTGTTTATTAATGTAGTCATGGCGGCTATGGTAATTTGGTAA
- the LOC116264638 gene encoding MAP3K epsilon protein kinase 1-like, producing the protein MSRQPTQAQFHNKSKTLNDKYMLGDEIGKGAYGRVYKGLDLENGNYVAIKQVSLENIPQEDLNIIMQEIDLLKNLNHKNIVKYLGSFKTKTHLYIILEYVENGSLASIVKPNKFGPFPESLVAVYIAQVLEGLVYLHEQGVIHRDIKGANILTTKEGLVKLADFGVATKLTEADVNTHSVVGTPYWMAPEVIEMSGVSAASDIWSVGCTAIELLTCVPPYYDLQPMPALFRIVQDDHPPIPDYLSPGITDFLLQCFRKDAMQRPDAKKLLMHPWIRNSRRALQSSLQRTGGMMRNIPQDVSTVVERSIGDGERSDESNSAGNQKVESSELESGDAANDVLSAEAAELVRPDMDNSASAEGVATPSENDLNPDHLEAKENLLLGQDPTLTFREESLKMTDPHKVLSSKEEHALHATDRLEPVLPNDDVLERISLNDEVNSQRWKRNDLVDASLVDGKSRESERNEGLIHQNRNFVGFDQSVQEYRSQQDVKPSVISGPVELSRFSDTPADSSLDDLFQEPLDRMPDDHLAEASTSAASAMLNQHNRNVPESGKTDLAKKLKATMVQKRRENEKGQKSGSDLMSLIMGIDGLVFDGKLSGENLFPIQAVEFSKLVGSLKPEEPEDVIVSACQKLILLFQDRPEQKHVFITQHGLLPLMELLEVPATRVICSVLQIINQLVKDNADFQENACLVGLIPHVMEFAVPDRPREVRMQAAYFLQQLCQSSALTLQMFIACRGIPVLVGFLEADYAKYREMVHLAIDGMWQVFKLQCSTPRNDFCRIAAKNGILLRLVNTLHSLNEAARLASISGGGETTGADGATSRPRSGPLDANNPPSVQCEPFDEHEPLKARIPLSEFSLAGTLESSKASVSHSQRPEQHSDLSLTSKPLESASQENHRFSTSKDALNSLAKDQLDMRKTEASKVEADSHRQQRVTNPSRLSVDKALKQLDRPSDGTAGSSNTHVSQNEQVTPLLSLLEKEPRSRHVSGQLEYFKHISGFERHENILPLLQAAAERKNGELDFLIAEFTEASARGRENGPPDSTPKATRKVGPLASGSSNTTEATVLASGLVSQTASGILSGSGVLNARPGSTTSSGLLSHMVSTLNADVAREYLQKVAELLFEFSRADTTVKSYMCSQGLLCRLFQMLNKIEPPILLKVLKCINNLSTDPNCLENLQRADAIKHLIPNLELHDGPLVSQIHTEVLNALYNLCKINKRRQEQAAENGIIPHLMRFIMSDSPLKQYALPLLCDMAHASRNSREQLRAHGGLDVYLSLLDDEVWSVTSLDSLAVCLAHDNDHKKVEQALLKKEAVQKLVKFFQCCPETSFIHILEPFLKIITKSPRINTTLAVNGLTPLLIARLDHQDAIARLNLLKLIKAVYEHHPRPKQLIVENDLPQKLQNLIEERRDGERSGGQVLVKQMATALLKALHINTVL; encoded by the exons ATGTCTCGGCAGCCGACTCAGGCGCAGTTTCACAACAAATCCAAGACTCTCAATGACAAATAC ATGCTTGGAGATGAAATCGGGAAGGGGGCATATGGGCGCGTCTACAAGGGGTTGGATTTGGAAAATGGGAACTATGTTGCAATCAAACAAGTCTCCCTGGAAAACATTCCTCAGGAGGACCTCAACATCATCATG CAAGAGATTGATCTCCTGAAG AATCTAAACCATAAGAATATTGTGAAGTATCTTGGATCCTTCAAGACAAAGACTCATCTCTATATTATTCTTGA ATATGTAGAAAATGGTTCACTTGCTAGCATTGTTAAACCAAATAAATTTGGGCCTTTCCCAGAATCTCTGGTGGCTGTTTACATAGCTCAG GTTTTGGAAGGATTGGTGTACCTTCATGAACAAGGTGTTATTCATCGGGACATCAAGGGTGCAAATATATTGACAACTAAAGAG GGCCTAGTTAAACTTGCTGATTTTGGTGTTGCAACAAAGCTCACTGAAGCAGATGTCAACACACATTCAGTTGTTGGAACTCCTTATTGGATGGCCCCTGAG GTCATTGAGATGTCAGGGGTTAGTGCTGCATCTGACATTTGGAGTGTTGGCTGCACAGCAATAGAGCTTTTGACGTGTGTTCCTCCTTACTATGATTTGCAGCCAATGCCAGCTCTTTTTCGGATTGTTCAG GATGATCATCCTCCCATACCTGATTATCTGTCACCAGGCATAACAGATTTTCTGCTTCAGTGCTTCAGGAAG GATGCGATGCAGCGCCCAGATGCAAAAAAATTGCTTATGCACCCATGGATTAGGAACTCCAGACGTGCACTGCAGTCTTCTCTTCAGAGAACTGGTGGAATGATGAG gAATATTCCTCAAGATGTTTCCACTGTAGTTGAGAGGTCTATTGGTGATGGTGAAAGGAGTGACGAAAGCAACTCTGCCGGGAACCAAAAAGTGGAGTCCTCTGAGTTAGAATCT GGTGATGCTGCAAATGATGTACTGTCAGCTGAGGCTGCTGAACTTGTTAGGCCAGACATGGATAATAGTGCAAGTGCTGAGGGTGTTGCAACTCCTTCAGAAAATGATTTAAACCCAGATCATCTTGAGGCTAAGGAAAACTTACTGTTGGGTCAAGATCCCACACTAACCTTTCGTGAAGAGTCGTTGAAAATGACTGATCCACATAAGGTGTTATCTTCCAAAGAAGAGCATGCATTGCATGCTACTGATCGTCTGGAGCCTGTGTTGCCAAATGATGATGTGCTAGAGAGAATTTCTTTAAATGATGAAGTGAACTCTCAAAGATGGAAGAGAAATGATTTAGTTGATGCTTCATTAGTTGATGGTAAATCTAGAGAATCTGAGAGAAATGAAGGTTTAATACATCAAAACAGgaattttgttggttttgaCCAGAGTGTTCAAGAGTACAGATCTCAACAg GACGTTAAACCATCTGTCATTTCTGGACCTGTTGAATTGAGTAGATTCAGTGATACCCCAGCAgattcttccttggatgactTGTTTCAAGAGCCATTGGATAGAATGCCGGACGATCACTTAGCTGAAGCCTCAACCTCTGCAGCTTCTGCAATGCTGAACCAACACAACAGAAATGTACCTGAATCTGGGAAGACTGACCTAGCGAAGAAGCTGAAGGCTACAATGGTTCAGAAAcgaagggaaaatgaaaaaggtcaaaaaagtgGCAGCGACCTGATGTCTCTCATAATGGGTATTGATGGTCTG GTGTTTGATGGCAAGTTGTCTGGAGAAAACCTCTTTCCCATACAG GCCGTAGAATTCAGCAAGTTGGTTGGTTCATTAAAGCCAGAGGAGCCTGAAGATGTGATTGTCTCTGCTTGTCAAAAGCTTATATTGTTGTTTCAAGATCGTCCTGAGCAGAAGCATGTTTTTATTACTCAGCATGGCTTGCTGCCACTTATGGAGCTTCTAGAGGTTCCAGCCACTCGT GTTATATGTTCTGTATTACAAATTATCAATCAGTTAGTGAAAGACAACgctgattttcaagaaaatgcttGTCTGGTTGGATTG ATTCCTCACGTTATGGAATTTGCAGTGCCTGATCGTCCTCGTGAAGTTCGTATGCAGGCAGCATATTTCTTGCAACAGCTCTGTCAGTCAAG TGCCTTAACTCTGCAAATGTTCATTGCATGTCGTGGAATACCAGTTCTAGTGGGTTTTCTAGAGGCAGATTATGCAAAGTACAG GGAAATGGTCCATCTTGCTATTGATGGTATGTGGCAGGTTTTCAAGCTCCAGTGTTCCACACCTCGAAATGATTTTTGCAGAATAGCTGCTAAGAATGGGATACTTCTCAGACTTGTGAACACTCTTCACAGTTTAAATGAGGCTGCTAGGTTGGCCTCCATATCTGGAGGTGGTGAGACTACTGGTGCTGATGGTGCGACTTCACGGCCTCGTTCCGGTCCTTTGGATGCTAACAATCCTCCTTCTGTCCAATGTGAACCCTTCGATGAACATGAGCCTTTGAAGGCTAGAATACCACTTAGTGAGTTTTCTTTAGCTGGAACTCTGGAGTCATCTAAAGCTTCAGTATCACATTCTCAAAGGCCAGAGCAGCATTCAGATCTATCACTTACTTCCAAGCCTCTTGAGAGTGCATCTCAGGAAAATCATAGATTTTCAACAAGTAAAGATGCTTTAAATTCTTTGGCCAAGGATCAGTTGGATATGAGAAAAACTGAAGCATCAAAGGTAGAGGCTGACAGTCATAGGCAGCAACGTGTTACTAATCCAAGTCGGTTATCAGTTGATAAGGCTTTAAAGCAATTGGATCGTCCATCAGATGGAACTGCTGGCAGCTCTAATACTCATGTGTCTCAGAATGAGCAGGTCACACCTCTCTTAAGCTTGCTAGAAAAGGAACCTCGTTCTCGGCATGTTTCTGGCCAGCTTGAGTATTTCAAACACATTTCTGGTTTTGAGAGGCATGAGAATATTCTTCCGCTTCTACAAGCAGCTGCGGAAAGGAAAAATGGCGAATTGGATTTTTTAATTGCAGAATTCACAG AGGCATCTGCACGTGGGAGAGAAAATGGTCCTCCAGACTCAACACCCAAAGCAACCAGGAAGGTTGGTCCACTAGCTTCAGGATCATCAAATACTACTGAAGCAACTGTTTTGGCATCTGGTCTTGTGTCGCAGACTGCATCTGGCATATTGTCTGGATCTGGTGTCCTCAATGCAAGACCTGGAAGTACGACATCATCAGGATTACTCTCCCATATGGTCTCCACATTGAATGCTGATGTTGCAAGGGAATATCTACAGAAAGTTGCAGAACTTTTATTTGAGTTTTCTCGAGCTGACACTACTGTGAAGTCGTACATGTGTAGTCAAGGTTTACTTTGTCGTCTTTTCCAGATGCTCAATAAAATAGAGCCACCTATCCTTCTAAAG GTGTTGAAGTGTATTAACAATTTATCAACTGATCCAAACTGCTTGGAGAACCTTCAGCGTGCAGATGCAATAAAGCATTTGATTCCAAATCTTGAACTCCATGATGGACCTCTAGTTTCTCAAATTCATACTGAG GTTCTGAATGCATTATACAACCTCTGCAAGATAAATAAGAGGAGGCAGGAGCAAGCAGCTGAAAATGGAATAATTCCACACTTGATGCGATTTATCATGTCTGATTCTCCGTTGAAACAGTATGCATTGCCTCTATTATGTGACATGGCACATGCTTCTCGTAATTCAAGGGAGCAGTTAAGAGCTCATGGCGGCCTGGATGTGTACCTAAGTTTATTAGATGATGAAGTGTGGTCAGTGACTTCACTGGACTCACTTGCAGTGTGCTTGGCACATGATAATGATCATAAGAAAGTAGAGCAAGCATTATTGAAAAAGGAAGCTGTCCAGAAGCTGGTGAAGTTCTTCCAGTGCTGTCCAGAGACATCCTTTATACACATTTTGGAACCTTTCTTGAAGATTATAAC AAAATCTCCCCGGATTAACACTACATTGGCTGTTAATGGGTTGACACCTTTACTCATTGCAAGGCTAGACCATCAAGATGCTATCGCTCGGCTAAATCTTCTCAAATTGATAAAG GCTGTGTATGAGCACCATCCACGGCCGAAGCAACTCATAGTGGAGAATGATCTGCCCCAGAAGCTACAGAATTTGATAGAAGAGCGTAGAGATGGTGAGCGGTCTGGGGGTCAAGTCCTGGTAAAACAGATGGCGACGGCACTTCTTAAAGCTCTCCATATCAACACTGTCCTATAG